Proteins from one Desulfocurvus vexinensis DSM 17965 genomic window:
- a CDS encoding methyl-accepting chemotaxis protein — protein MTNMQSALAAQRSWTLALGALTLGAALLGAAWAALVAARQRRALDATRARLAALLAPGGPAAAGDDNSVPDLPGFDAIFVSIRQLLQDREALAGKVRALEANLAAEVRRREDLARRAEASRCQSLRSAAATLGAAIADIHGSAADLEFAAQSAARGAGEQRQLAAETATAMEQMNASVAQVAQGAESAALAAQRAMEQAQAGAGAVEETVGAIQAARERTAELGAVVQGLGTQAENIGQIIGVINDIADQTNLLALNAAIEAARAGDAGRGFAVVADEVRKLAEKTMAATRDVGTQIEGIQQGVGRTRSGMEQAAHLVGQATDVARRSGDMLAAIVGLAGENAGQIQSIAAAATQQSAASEQVTRAVTRVEAISRRTVEDMDQSARAQERLLARVHELGGLNGAFELMGSGKVQELITALAASADVLSFEPARQERALRQAVQAAPFVELLYLTDARGIQPVANVPRPGRESPEDARARGRDWSSRPWFTAAMALGGLAISEVYVSQASGQRCLTVSMPLRGPGEAVLGVVAADVTLG, from the coding sequence ATGACAAATATGCAAAGCGCCCTGGCCGCCCAGCGCTCCTGGACCCTGGCCCTGGGCGCGCTGACCCTGGGCGCGGCCCTGCTGGGCGCGGCCTGGGCGGCCCTGGTGGCGGCCCGGCAACGGCGGGCCCTGGACGCGACCCGGGCCCGGCTGGCCGCCCTGCTGGCCCCCGGGGGGCCCGCAGCGGCGGGCGATGACAATTCTGTCCCGGACCTGCCCGGGTTCGATGCCATTTTTGTCAGCATCCGCCAGCTGCTTCAAGACCGGGAGGCCCTGGCCGGGAAGGTCCGGGCCCTGGAGGCCAACCTGGCCGCCGAGGTCCGGCGCCGGGAAGACCTGGCCCGGCGCGCCGAGGCCTCGCGCTGCCAGAGCCTGCGCAGCGCGGCCGCGACCCTGGGCGCGGCCATCGCCGACATCCACGGCAGCGCCGCCGACCTGGAATTCGCCGCCCAGAGCGCGGCCCGGGGCGCCGGGGAGCAGCGCCAGCTGGCTGCGGAAACCGCCACGGCCATGGAGCAGATGAACGCCTCGGTGGCCCAGGTGGCCCAGGGGGCGGAATCCGCCGCCCTGGCCGCCCAGCGGGCCATGGAGCAGGCCCAGGCCGGGGCCGGGGCCGTGGAAGAGACCGTGGGCGCCATCCAGGCCGCCCGCGAGCGCACCGCCGAGCTGGGCGCCGTGGTCCAGGGCCTGGGCACCCAGGCCGAGAACATCGGGCAGATCATCGGGGTCATCAACGACATCGCCGACCAGACCAACCTTTTGGCCCTCAACGCGGCCATCGAGGCCGCGCGCGCGGGCGACGCCGGGCGCGGCTTCGCCGTGGTGGCCGACGAGGTGCGCAAGCTGGCCGAAAAGACCATGGCCGCCACCCGCGACGTGGGCACCCAGATCGAGGGCATCCAGCAGGGCGTGGGCCGCACCCGCAGCGGCATGGAGCAGGCCGCGCACCTGGTGGGCCAGGCCACGGACGTGGCCCGCCGCTCGGGCGACATGCTGGCCGCCATCGTCGGCCTGGCCGGGGAGAACGCGGGGCAGATCCAGTCCATCGCCGCCGCCGCCACCCAGCAGTCCGCCGCCAGCGAGCAGGTCACCCGCGCCGTGACCCGCGTGGAGGCCATCTCGCGGCGCACCGTGGAAGACATGGACCAGTCGGCCCGGGCCCAGGAGCGCCTGCTGGCCCGGGTCCACGAGCTGGGGGGCCTCAACGGCGCCTTCGAGCTCATGGGCAGCGGCAAGGTCCAGGAGCTGATCACCGCCCTGGCCGCCTCGGCGGACGTGTTGTCCTTCGAGCCCGCCCGCCAGGAGCGCGCCCTGCGCCAGGCCGTGCAGGCCGCGCCCTTCGTCGAGCTGCTCTACCTCACCGACGCCCGGGGCATCCAGCCCGTGGCCAACGTGCCGCGCCCGGGCCGCGAGAGCCCCGAGGACGCCCGGGCCCGGGGCCGCGACTGGTCCTCGCGGCCCTGGTTCACCGCCGCCATGGCCCTCGGGGGGCTGGCCATCTCCGAGGTCTACGTGTCCCAGGCCTCGGGGCAGCGCTGCCTGACCGTGTCCATGCCCCTGCGCGGGCCCGGCGAGGCCGTCCTCGGCGTGGTGGCCGCCGACGTGACCCTGGGCTAG
- the yjgA gene encoding ribosome biogenesis factor YjgA, producing MIEAEDYDRKSKSQLKREMHELQALGEALCALSPEKIASLGLAPKLAEAALFSKTLTAHEARRRHMQYMGRLVRELAGDADSEEIAALRRAMDDLDHRKRGADNAFHQVEDWRDRLVAGEFALVEEIAAALPGLDRQHALTLARNAAREAAKAKPPKSSRALFRYLKSLDEQG from the coding sequence ATGATCGAAGCCGAAGACTACGACCGCAAGAGCAAATCCCAACTCAAGCGCGAGATGCACGAGCTCCAGGCCCTGGGCGAGGCCCTGTGCGCCCTGTCGCCCGAGAAGATCGCCAGCCTGGGCCTCGCGCCCAAGCTGGCCGAGGCCGCGCTGTTTTCCAAGACCCTCACCGCCCACGAAGCCCGGCGGCGCCACATGCAGTACATGGGCCGCCTGGTGCGCGAACTGGCGGGCGACGCCGACAGCGAAGAGATCGCCGCCCTGCGCCGGGCCATGGACGACCTGGACCACCGCAAGCGCGGCGCCGACAATGCCTTCCACCAGGTGGAGGACTGGCGCGACCGGCTGGTGGCGGGGGAATTCGCCCTGGTGGAGGAGATCGCCGCCGCCCTCCCCGGGCTGGACCGCCAGCACGCCCTGACCCTGGCCCGCAACGCCGCCCGCGAGGCCGCCAAGGCCAAGCCGCCCAAGTCCAGCCGGGCGCTGTTCCGCTATCTGAAGAGCCTGGACGAGCAGGGCTGA
- a CDS encoding PAS domain S-box protein: protein MSARHKDSGAKRHGGARAGGGAGLGLSAALDSLDTPVFVKDENHRWVYLNDAACRVLGHGRDELLGKGDADFYDDEYVRFLWAKDEQVLSGGESQHYEARVVWGGRTHHIVARKSLHVDPDTGRRYVVGVLQDITDIRATDGSLRESERKLRTIFERASVGVLVVRDFRLLFANPWVEALCGYSREELRHRDLLDFVLPGDRDMVGALRDALLRTGAAPGQTMFRVQARSGHTRWVGASGVRIDWEGAPASLLFLADLTGLKLARDELALSEQRLRQVIDLVPHMIYARDGTGRYLLANRTMAEACGTTVQALTACGPGAGLCPPHGGLAEVDRRVLKTGRPVAEPALEFIDASGARRVLQCAAMPFLTHDGAGAVLGVCTDITRPSRMLARLERLNHTLLHFGSDPVGNIQALVGLCGAMLDGACALYSRIEGDALEVAGAWNAPADLELRGDARGHICTEVARLGDAGPLLIRNLQDSRFAETDPNVRRYGLMTYLGVPVAIGESRLGTLCVVYARDEQPGDEDRWLLGVVGSAIAVEERRLAAMNALRRREGTLRALFDAIPDQVLLLALDGTVQAVNRHAADALGRRPGEIIGRPVSAFACAGMRPPGERVFAQVREMGGPVQYSEAGAGRFFEREVSPVFDEAGAVGGYALYSRDVTAERNAQRELLDSEARLRATFEQSAVGMAHCGLDGRFLEVNDRLCAILGHPRAALTGLRFQDVILPADLPADLPLHQAMLRGEMPDCSMEKRYLRKDGQVVWANVTVSRILDEGGGHRHSFVVVEDITERKLMEEALLRRDAVLEAVSLAAEKFLREPDWRGSIATVLETFGVAAGADRAYLFRNVRDDAGRLCMELLVDWAAPAAPPRPDAARLRRLRYDEADLRELGAVLGAKRPFHRLAQDLEPGEQALVRLHGVLSLAVVPVFVRDQWWGFMGFDDCSRGRRWMPVELEALMAAADILGNAIARRHVEQAFRESERKFRIIAETVEDVFWITSPDRGTLIYLSPAFERLVGPREEVFRDPAGFLARVHPQDRRRLAAHYLRPARGPREVEYRLVSADGAVRWVRERTFPVLDDAGAVEWLAGVSSDVTLRREAEQQTLRSLREKELLLQEVHHRVKNNLQIISSLLDMAGRRIEDPSAREIMRDTQSKVHSMAMIHLQLYGYERFDSIDIASYAKLLTWQLAQMYNAGNVTPRFELAETFLPLSKAIPCGLVLSEALSNVFKHAFPGGRRGSVLVAVAPGAGDTVALRVEDDGVGLPGAAHEGSAGMKLMGNIVRYQLGGSLDVTSGGGTRVWITFRRQDEGATP, encoded by the coding sequence TTGAGCGCACGGCACAAGGATTCCGGGGCAAAGCGGCACGGTGGCGCGCGCGCGGGCGGCGGCGCTGGCCTTGGGCTGTCCGCCGCCCTGGACAGCCTGGACACCCCCGTCTTCGTCAAGGACGAAAACCACCGCTGGGTCTACCTGAACGATGCGGCCTGCCGGGTGCTCGGCCACGGACGCGACGAGCTGCTGGGCAAGGGCGACGCGGACTTCTACGACGACGAGTACGTGCGCTTCCTGTGGGCGAAGGACGAGCAGGTCCTGTCCGGCGGGGAGTCGCAGCACTACGAGGCGCGCGTGGTCTGGGGCGGGCGCACGCACCACATCGTGGCCCGCAAGAGCCTGCACGTGGACCCGGACACCGGGCGGCGCTACGTGGTCGGCGTGCTCCAGGACATCACCGACATCCGCGCCACCGACGGCTCCCTGCGCGAGAGCGAACGCAAGCTGCGCACCATCTTCGAGCGCGCCAGCGTGGGGGTGCTCGTGGTGCGCGACTTCAGGCTGCTGTTCGCCAACCCCTGGGTGGAGGCGCTGTGCGGCTATTCGCGCGAGGAGTTGCGCCACCGCGACCTGCTGGACTTCGTGCTCCCCGGCGACCGGGACATGGTCGGGGCCCTGCGCGACGCGCTGCTGCGCACGGGGGCGGCCCCGGGCCAGACCATGTTCCGGGTGCAGGCCCGCAGCGGGCATACCCGCTGGGTGGGCGCCTCGGGCGTGCGCATCGACTGGGAGGGCGCCCCGGCGAGCCTGCTGTTCCTGGCGGACCTGACCGGCCTGAAGCTGGCCCGCGACGAGCTGGCCCTGAGCGAGCAGCGCCTGCGCCAGGTCATCGACCTGGTGCCGCATATGATCTACGCCCGCGACGGCACGGGCCGCTATCTGCTGGCCAACCGGACCATGGCCGAGGCCTGCGGCACCACCGTGCAGGCCCTGACGGCCTGCGGCCCCGGGGCCGGGCTGTGCCCCCCCCACGGCGGGCTGGCCGAGGTGGACCGCCGCGTGCTCAAGACGGGCCGCCCGGTGGCCGAGCCCGCCCTGGAGTTCATCGACGCCTCGGGCGCCCGCCGCGTGCTCCAGTGCGCGGCCATGCCCTTTTTGACCCACGACGGCGCCGGGGCGGTGCTCGGGGTCTGCACGGACATCACCCGCCCCAGCAGGATGCTTGCGCGCCTGGAGCGCCTGAACCATACGCTGCTGCACTTCGGCAGCGACCCGGTGGGCAACATCCAGGCCCTGGTGGGCCTGTGCGGCGCCATGCTCGACGGCGCCTGCGCCCTCTACAGCCGCATCGAAGGCGATGCCCTGGAGGTGGCGGGCGCCTGGAACGCGCCTGCGGACCTCGAACTGCGGGGCGACGCCCGGGGGCATATCTGCACCGAGGTGGCGCGGCTGGGCGACGCCGGGCCGCTGCTCATCCGCAACCTCCAGGACTCGCGCTTCGCCGAGACCGACCCCAACGTGCGCCGCTACGGGCTGATGACCTACCTGGGCGTTCCCGTGGCCATCGGCGAGAGCCGCCTGGGCACGCTGTGCGTGGTCTACGCCCGTGACGAGCAGCCCGGCGACGAGGACCGCTGGCTGCTGGGTGTGGTGGGCTCGGCCATCGCCGTGGAGGAGCGCCGCCTGGCGGCCATGAACGCCCTGCGTCGGCGCGAGGGCACCCTGCGTGCGCTGTTCGACGCCATCCCCGACCAGGTGCTGCTGCTGGCCCTGGACGGCACGGTGCAGGCCGTGAACCGCCACGCGGCGGACGCCCTGGGGCGGCGGCCCGGCGAGATCATCGGCCGCCCGGTGAGCGCTTTTGCCTGCGCCGGAATGCGCCCGCCCGGCGAGCGCGTCTTCGCCCAGGTGCGCGAGATGGGCGGGCCCGTGCAGTACTCCGAGGCCGGGGCCGGGCGCTTCTTCGAGCGCGAGGTGTCCCCGGTGTTCGACGAGGCGGGGGCCGTGGGCGGCTACGCCCTGTATTCGCGCGACGTGACCGCCGAGCGCAACGCCCAGCGCGAGCTGCTGGACAGCGAGGCGCGCCTGCGGGCGACCTTCGAGCAGTCCGCCGTGGGCATGGCCCATTGCGGGCTGGACGGGCGGTTCCTGGAGGTCAACGACCGGCTGTGCGCCATCCTGGGCCACCCGCGCGCCGCGCTGACCGGGCTGCGCTTCCAGGACGTGATCCTGCCCGCCGACCTGCCCGCCGACCTGCCGCTGCACCAGGCCATGCTGCGCGGGGAGATGCCCGACTGCTCCATGGAAAAGCGCTACCTGCGCAAGGACGGCCAGGTCGTGTGGGCCAACGTCACCGTGAGCCGCATCCTGGACGAGGGCGGCGGGCACCGCCACAGCTTCGTGGTGGTGGAGGACATCACCGAGCGCAAGCTCATGGAGGAAGCGCTGCTGCGGCGCGACGCGGTGCTCGAGGCCGTGAGCCTGGCGGCGGAGAAGTTCCTGCGCGAGCCGGACTGGCGCGGGTCCATCGCCACGGTGCTGGAAACCTTCGGCGTGGCCGCCGGGGCCGACCGGGCCTACCTGTTCCGCAACGTGCGCGACGACGCCGGGCGGCTGTGCATGGAGCTGCTCGTGGACTGGGCCGCCCCGGCCGCCCCGCCCCGGCCCGACGCCGCGCGCCTGCGGCGCCTGCGCTACGACGAGGCCGACCTGCGCGAGCTGGGGGCCGTGCTGGGCGCCAAGCGGCCCTTCCACAGGCTGGCCCAGGATCTGGAGCCCGGCGAGCAGGCCCTGGTGCGCCTGCACGGCGTGCTGTCCCTGGCGGTGGTGCCGGTGTTCGTGCGTGACCAGTGGTGGGGCTTCATGGGCTTCGACGACTGCTCGCGGGGCCGGCGCTGGATGCCCGTGGAACTGGAGGCGCTCATGGCCGCGGCGGACATCCTGGGCAACGCCATCGCCCGCAGGCATGTGGAGCAGGCCTTCCGCGAGAGTGAGCGCAAGTTCCGCATCATCGCCGAAACCGTGGAGGACGTGTTCTGGATCACCAGCCCGGACCGGGGCACCCTCATCTACCTGAGCCCGGCCTTCGAGCGCCTGGTGGGCCCGCGCGAGGAGGTCTTCCGCGATCCCGCCGGGTTCCTGGCCCGGGTCCACCCGCAGGACCGCAGGCGCCTGGCGGCCCACTATCTCCGCCCGGCCCGGGGCCCGCGCGAGGTCGAATACCGGCTGGTGTCGGCGGACGGCGCCGTGCGCTGGGTCCGCGAGCGGACCTTCCCGGTGCTCGACGATGCCGGCGCGGTGGAATGGCTGGCCGGGGTGTCCAGCGACGTGACCCTGCGCCGCGAGGCCGAACAGCAGACCCTGCGCTCCCTGCGCGAGAAGGAACTGTTGCTCCAGGAAGTCCACCACCGGGTGAAGAACAACCTGCAGATCATTTCCAGTCTGCTGGACATGGCCGGGCGGCGCATCGAGGACCCCAGCGCGCGGGAGATCATGCGCGACACGCAGTCCAAGGTCCACAGCATGGCCATGATCCATCTGCAACTGTACGGCTACGAACGCTTTGACAGCATCGACATTGCAAGCTACGCCAAGCTGCTGACCTGGCAGCTCGCCCAGATGTACAACGCAGGCAACGTCACGCCGCGCTTCGAGCTGGCCGAGACGTTTTTGCCCCTGTCCAAGGCCATCCCCTGCGGCCTGGTGCTCAGCGAGGCGCTGTCCAACGTCTTCAAGCATGCGTTCCCCGGCGGGCGCCGGGGCTCGGTGCTCGTGGCCGTGGCCCCCGGCGCAGGCGACACGGTGGCCCTGCGCGTGGAGGACGACGGCGTGGGCCTGCCCGGGGCTGCGCACGAGGGCAGCGCGGGCATGAAGCTCATGGGCAATATCGTGCGCTACCAGCTTGGCGGCAGCCTGGACGTCACCTCCGGCGGCGGCACCCGCGTATGGATCACCTTCAGACGGCAAGACGAAGGAGCAACCCCATGA
- a CDS encoding response regulator, with protein sequence MTPPDGGANRILVVDDEAIIITQLEDMLAALGYEVVGKTSSGADAVRLVRELAPDLVLMDIVMPGAMDGITACATIQEQLDTPVILLTAYGDDSHIAQAKAVRPYGYILKPSQNDQIKAAIEIALEKKAVERDMAGVMAGLRSQAVDRELQLKEIHHRIKSNLNMICGLLALQGMRCESGACADALRAVRGRVLSVAKVHEALSSSRHLDSINARDYFRSLADAVRRAYAVPDALILDLDCPDLELEPDKAMPMGLICTELLTNALRHAFPGGRAGRVRIVLGRAPGVYELAVSDDGVGLPPGLDVRNSGTLGLELVHGLAAQVGGGVELAPGPGAGFLVRIPA encoded by the coding sequence ATGACCCCTCCCGACGGCGGCGCCAACAGGATCCTGGTGGTCGACGACGAGGCGATCATCATCACCCAGCTCGAGGACATGCTCGCAGCCCTGGGCTACGAGGTGGTGGGCAAGACCTCCTCGGGGGCCGACGCGGTGCGCCTGGTGCGCGAGCTGGCGCCGGACCTGGTGCTCATGGACATCGTCATGCCCGGGGCCATGGACGGCATCACCGCCTGCGCCACCATCCAGGAGCAGCTGGACACCCCGGTGATCCTGCTCACGGCCTACGGCGACGACAGCCACATCGCCCAGGCCAAGGCCGTGCGCCCCTACGGCTACATATTGAAGCCCAGCCAGAACGACCAGATCAAGGCGGCCATCGAGATCGCCCTGGAAAAGAAGGCCGTGGAGCGCGACATGGCCGGGGTCATGGCCGGGTTGCGCTCCCAGGCCGTGGACCGCGAGTTGCAGCTCAAGGAGATCCACCACCGCATCAAGAGCAACCTGAACATGATCTGCGGGCTTTTGGCCCTGCAGGGCATGCGCTGCGAAAGCGGCGCCTGCGCCGACGCCCTGCGCGCGGTGCGGGGGCGGGTGCTCTCCGTGGCCAAGGTCCACGAGGCGCTGTCCAGCTCGCGGCACCTGGACTCCATCAACGCCCGCGACTATTTCCGCAGCCTGGCCGACGCCGTGCGCCGGGCCTACGCCGTGCCCGACGCCCTGATCCTGGACCTGGACTGCCCGGACCTGGAGCTGGAGCCGGATAAGGCCATGCCCATGGGCCTGATCTGCACCGAGCTGTTGACCAACGCCCTGCGCCACGCCTTCCCGGGCGGGCGCGCCGGGCGGGTGCGCATCGTCCTGGGCCGGGCCCCGGGTGTCTACGAGCTGGCGGTGTCCGACGACGGCGTGGGCCTGCCTCCAGGGCTGGACGTGCGCAACAGCGGCACCCTGGGCCTGGAGCTGGTGCACGGGCTGGCGGCCCAGGTGGGCGGGGGCGTCGAGCTCGCCCCGGGCCCGGGCGCCGGTTTCCTGGTCCGCATTCCCGCCTGA
- a CDS encoding MBL fold metallo-hydrolase: MTDHRPTQPQWEMLPGALDTAMLAFARRPGVLRCNTYLLRTPEYALVIDPGADLAQARAVADAARALTRELPRQAALCLTHCHLDHCAAAGTLLQALPEATVVCHSAGAEALRRGDADLTLAALTALPIPALGDIHALFAGPGPAGVSRAMDTPGGGLRSLSIPIGPRDALQVYHTPGHSPDSVCYRVGGALFAGDLPFATGPGLVALPGWDGVQLAASLEKILWLLDHCNVTTVLPGHGRALERGEARRVMADMLDGLHGHAQLTTPRQDTAFPEALLEACAALLDEAGAPQAPGLPQALPARSALPGLHLRAARLARELDQALAAPGSEEWPGARAARRARRRLGDFLCALHGFRFADHAGPVEVNHAVATLLAALGSGERLAGFALGFAHSPAAPRARMDPEVLADLVETALEAYKDCGASGATVAVHVRADAVAVAVEPDPNGTALPGPCADYLRLAMQAYGGAFEAAPGRATLLMPRVGEDQ; the protein is encoded by the coding sequence GTGACCGACCACCGACCGACGCAGCCGCAATGGGAAATGCTCCCCGGCGCGCTGGACACGGCCATGCTGGCCTTTGCGCGCCGCCCCGGCGTGCTGCGCTGCAACACCTACCTGCTGCGGACCCCGGAATACGCGCTGGTCATCGACCCGGGCGCCGACCTGGCCCAGGCCCGGGCCGTGGCGGACGCGGCCCGCGCCCTGACCCGCGAGCTGCCGCGCCAGGCCGCCCTGTGCCTGACCCACTGCCACCTGGACCACTGCGCGGCGGCGGGCACGCTTCTGCAGGCCCTGCCCGAGGCCACCGTGGTCTGCCACAGCGCCGGGGCCGAGGCCCTGCGCCGGGGCGACGCGGACCTGACCCTGGCCGCCCTCACGGCCCTGCCCATCCCCGCCCTGGGTGACATCCACGCCCTGTTCGCCGGGCCGGGCCCGGCGGGCGTGTCGCGGGCCATGGACACCCCCGGCGGCGGGCTGCGCTCCCTGTCCATCCCCATCGGCCCGCGCGACGCGCTCCAGGTCTACCACACCCCCGGCCACAGCCCCGACAGCGTGTGCTACCGCGTGGGCGGGGCGCTGTTCGCGGGCGACCTGCCCTTCGCCACCGGCCCGGGGCTGGTGGCCCTGCCCGGATGGGACGGCGTGCAGCTTGCGGCCTCGCTGGAGAAGATCCTCTGGCTGCTGGACCACTGCAACGTGACCACCGTGCTGCCCGGCCATGGCCGGGCCCTGGAGCGCGGCGAGGCCCGCCGCGTCATGGCCGACATGCTCGACGGCCTGCACGGCCATGCGCAGCTCACCACGCCCCGGCAGGACACGGCCTTTCCCGAGGCCCTGCTCGAAGCCTGCGCCGCGCTGCTGGACGAGGCCGGGGCGCCGCAGGCCCCGGGCCTGCCCCAGGCCCTGCCCGCCCGGTCCGCCCTGCCCGGGCTGCACCTGCGGGCCGCGCGCCTGGCCCGCGAGCTGGACCAGGCCCTGGCCGCCCCGGGAAGCGAGGAGTGGCCCGGCGCCCGCGCCGCCCGCCGCGCCCGGCGCAGGCTGGGCGATTTCCTGTGCGCGCTGCACGGCTTCCGCTTCGCCGACCACGCCGGGCCGGTCGAGGTCAACCACGCCGTGGCCACGCTGCTGGCCGCCCTGGGCTCCGGCGAACGGCTGGCGGGCTTTGCCCTGGGCTTCGCGCACAGCCCCGCGGCGCCCCGGGCACGCATGGACCCCGAGGTGCTGGCCGACCTTGTGGAAACGGCCCTGGAAGCCTACAAGGACTGCGGGGCCAGCGGCGCCACCGTGGCCGTGCACGTCCGGGCCGACGCCGTGGCCGTGGCCGTGGAGCCCGATCCGAATGGCACGGCGCTGCCCGGCCCCTGCGCCGACTACCTGCGGCTGGCCATGCAGGCCTACGGCGGCGCCTTCGAGGCTGCCCCGGGCCGCGCTACGCTGCTCATGCCCCGCGTGGGGGAGGACCAATGA
- a CDS encoding NAD(P)/FAD-dependent oxidoreductase gives MASKNPGKNFDVIIVGGGPAGLFSAWYLARNSRLKVLVLDKGKAPLKRHCPIGHGQECVKCKPCNILSGMGGAGLFSDGKLNFIPILGKTDLTQFMPLAQAQALIDETEAVFNAYGMDGQVFPTDMNAARAIRREALRHGVDLLIIKQKHLGSDNLPGHINAMVEDLLAMGVTVHTSEEVRDVLVDEGRVTGVLTKRGGYYAPNVILAPGRVGAEWVGRVVQALDLPVTQRGIEVGVRVEVHNDIMKDLCEIVYDPTFFIRTRKYDDQTRTFCTNYGGFVALENYQDFVCVNGHANMNLKSENTNFAFLSKVVLTEPVSDNQAYGESIGRLATLIGGGKPILQRFGDLRRGRRSTWERIKNSYINPTMKDVVPGDIAMALPERIVTNLVQGLEQLNYAVPGVANDETLLYAPEIKFFATQVTTSAHLETPVAGLFVAGDGPGVAGNIVSASATGLIPAKEIVRRAG, from the coding sequence ATGGCATCCAAGAACCCCGGCAAGAACTTCGACGTCATCATCGTCGGCGGCGGGCCCGCCGGCCTTTTTTCGGCCTGGTACCTGGCCAGGAATTCCCGGCTCAAGGTCCTGGTGCTGGACAAGGGCAAGGCGCCCCTCAAGCGCCACTGCCCCATCGGCCACGGCCAGGAATGCGTCAAATGCAAGCCCTGCAACATCCTGTCCGGCATGGGCGGGGCGGGCCTGTTCTCCGACGGCAAGCTGAACTTCATCCCCATCCTCGGCAAGACGGACCTGACCCAGTTCATGCCCCTGGCCCAGGCCCAGGCGCTCATCGACGAGACCGAGGCCGTGTTCAACGCCTACGGCATGGACGGCCAGGTCTTCCCCACGGACATGAACGCCGCCCGGGCCATCCGCCGCGAGGCCCTGCGCCACGGCGTGGACCTGCTCATCATCAAGCAGAAGCACCTGGGCTCGGACAACCTGCCCGGGCATATCAACGCCATGGTCGAGGACCTGCTGGCCATGGGCGTGACCGTGCATACCTCCGAGGAGGTCAGGGACGTGCTGGTGGACGAGGGCCGGGTCACCGGCGTGCTCACCAAGCGCGGCGGCTACTACGCGCCAAACGTCATCCTGGCGCCCGGGCGCGTGGGCGCGGAGTGGGTGGGCCGGGTGGTGCAGGCCCTGGACCTGCCCGTGACCCAGCGCGGCATCGAGGTCGGCGTGCGCGTGGAGGTCCACAACGATATCATGAAGGACCTGTGCGAGATCGTCTACGACCCGACCTTCTTCATCCGCACCCGCAAGTACGACGACCAGACGCGCACCTTCTGCACCAACTACGGCGGCTTCGTGGCCCTGGAAAACTACCAGGACTTCGTGTGCGTCAACGGCCACGCCAACATGAACCTCAAGAGCGAGAACACCAACTTCGCCTTCCTGTCCAAGGTGGTGCTCACCGAGCCGGTGTCCGACAACCAGGCCTACGGCGAGTCCATCGGGCGGCTGGCCACGCTCATCGGCGGGGGCAAGCCCATCCTGCAGCGCTTCGGCGACCTGCGCCGCGGGCGGCGCAGCACCTGGGAGCGCATCAAGAACAGCTACATCAACCCGACCATGAAGGACGTGGTGCCCGGCGACATCGCCATGGCTCTGCCCGAACGCATCGTGACCAACCTCGTCCAGGGCCTGGAGCAGCTCAACTACGCCGTGCCCGGCGTGGCCAACGACGAGACCCTGCTCTACGCCCCGGAGATCAAGTTCTTCGCCACGCAGGTGACGACCAGCGCGCACCTGGAAACGCCCGTGGCCGGGCTGTTCGTGGCCGGCGACGGCCCGGGTGTGGCCGGCAACATCGTCTCGGCCTCGGCCACGGGGCTCATCCCGGCCAAGGAGATCGTGCGCCGCGCGGGCTGA